A region of the Columba livia isolate bColLiv1 breed racing homer chromosome 23, bColLiv1.pat.W.v2, whole genome shotgun sequence genome:
ACAGAAAGTGTGTGCACTCCGGAGTGACCCCGGCTCCCTGCTCACCTTTGAACTGGATCTGGTGCTGTGCACCAGCGCCACTGTTGGTGTCACTGTGGGTGTCACTGGGCAGAGGAGCCCACATGAACGTGTAATATTCCCGGGTTGTTTTCCATCCCACCTGAAACAGTAAACTTGTTATATGGCATCACACAGTTCATATTTATCCTGTGGTAATGGGACTGTATTTCCACACAGATCAGTTACTGGGAGGACTTTTGCATTGATATCTGACCTATGACAGGTTATGATTATCCTATGACACGATAATCAGTGTTTGACAGCGCTGAAACTGTTCAGGTCACAACAGACCTGGCACCTTGTCCCTAGCCATGACAAAGATGTCCCGTTACACAGGGTTACTACTGAAAACAATTTCCCGTTGTTCTATCAAAGCCCTAAGTCCTGTCTTAAAATGAAGCATAAAGCAGATGCCGAGCTGTTCGTCTCTCCCGCTGCTGCCTTCTTGTGCCTGGCACATGGGGTCTCACGGGATTCACTCACCCGGAAGATGCCCACCCAGTCCTTCCCGCGAGGAACCATGTTCTGCGTGAGGGTGTACTGACAGGTGACGTCTCCTCCGGGAACATAGAACTTCTGCACGTTGTTAAAGACCACCTGGGAGAAGTGGCAGTTGTCCAAGAGGACGGCGGACGTGGGCGGCTCGTCTGAGGTCTTGTCCATTGTGGAGGTCTgcaagaggaaagaggaaggagatTATCTCATCTTCAGATGCTGCCAACACAGTTGTATCCGCGAAGGGTTCGACAAGGTTTGGCTTGTGAGCGATGCAGCTGCGAGGTCCAAACCCACTGCGCACAGCCCAAGGTGTCTCAGCAGCCACACGGGCTGCCTGGTGGCCCTGCCGCTGTGGCTGGGAATGGCGCAAACAGAGGAGTCCTGGCCGGGCAGGTCCTCACAATTCTGTCTCACCAGCCCGTGTCATGAGGCCGTTATAGCCCTGCGACTCGTGACCGCTGCAAGACGATTCCCAGTGCTGAAATGAATACGTTGGGTGACAGCAGGGTCAACAAATAGCACTAAAACTTTCACACGAGTTCCCAGTACAGAAAACATCGCAGTGTGCTGTGACACTAAACATCACGCAACATAAACCCACAGCGGGTGCATCAATCCAACCAGCACCCAAAGTGCCGgagccagggcagggcaggacaCGAAATGCCGCAGCACAGAGCAAACCCTGTTACAGCCCCGGGCAGTTCCAGGAATCCCCAGCAGAATCTTCTCAGCTGCTCtcagtgacagcagcagcaaggacgGAGCTCAGAACCTGGGGAAGGTTCATCAGGAACACCCAGCCCACTGGAGCATTTCAGGTCATCTCTAATCCAGACGTTTCACAGGGAAATTAACTCCCTGGAacctgcatttttaattttttttggaGATCGTCCATATTCTGTGACAAAGAACAGCCTGGAAACCAGCCAGAAGCTGAGGTGGGGActgcggggctgtgctgggaaaggaaaaggcacCAGAGCTGAGAAGAGCAGCGAGAACTGCACCGACACGCTGCCTTGGGATGAAAAAACgttaaaaaagaattaaggaCAGcaccttaataattttcctgcATCGCTTCAGCACGGGACACAGCGCTTGCTGCCACCAGGCTTAAAAGCAacttgcaaagaaaatgaagagtcGTTGCCTGCTGCAAACAGAGGGTTTGGGTGGAATCCTCGCGACGCTGAGGGCAgaggcggccgggccggggtgcccagggctgcggTGGCTCCAGGACACGAGCGGGAGGACATTTGATCACCGCTCGGTTTGTTCCGCGCACAGCTCGGAAGTCACCAGCGGTGGCCCCTGAggggaccgggaccgggacaGAGGCACCTTTGGGCGTTTGTGCCTGACGGGGCAGAGGTACCAAGGTATCGCGACAgctctctgttttgtttggtattttaaatttttgtcgCTGTTTTCTGCTGCCACGAGCCCGCAGCGTCCCGCAGATACACAACAACGCGGGCTCCCCCTTCTCCGGTGACACCGACCCCCGGTACCGGTACCCGGGGCAACCCCAGGCTTCGCGTGTCGTGTCCCCCACCGGGAAACGAAAGTGAAAGTGTCGCCGCCGCTCGGCAGcagggcagccccggcccccccgccccgggggtcAGACCCGGGAGGGGCACAGGGGACCCCGtcacctcccctccccccccccccccactcacCGGGAGGAACGGCTGGAACCGCCGGGGCTGCGAGCGAGCGGGAAAAGGCGGAGCCGCCCGTGCCACCCCCGGGCCACGACACCGCCCCCGGGCCACGGCACCGCCCCCGGGCCACGGCACCGCCCCCGGGCCACGACACCGCCCCCGGGCCACGGCACCGGCCCCGGCGGCCCCGCCCGCGCTGCCGGGACTTGTAGTTCGGTGCGGGCGGGTCCCGTGTTCCCCCCGGTGCCGGGTGCGGGGACAGCGGTGCCGGGTGTCCTGGGCCGCCGGGCCGGGAGGGGTTGGAGCTCAGGGAGTTTCAGTCCCGGTACCgagccctggggaggccccTCCGGCCGCTCTCTGTCCCGGGGCACCCGGGGGCGGGACGCGGAcgggccccggcccggcccccagccctgggctgtcGGTACCGGCGCACGGAGCCCTTTTCCCCGCACCGCGGCCGGGGGCGGCGAAACCCTCCCGAGGCCCCGGTTGCCCCCGAGGCGGCGGCGCTAAACCTCGGCCCCAGAGACGTTGGGCTGAACCGGGCGCTTTAATAAACGACGGGAAAAGGTTTAAATGTCCAAAACGACCCTTTGGGAGAGACTCGGGGCGGTCGCAGCCGCCATCGCGCCCGCCTCCATGGTAACCTCTATGGTGCGGGGAGCGGCCCCGCGGCCTCATGGTCCTCTGGAAGACCTCCAGGCCGCCAGCCAGTCAGCaagcaggcagagaaaataACCAACCAATGACGATCCGTGTGGAGACACCGCCCTCCCGCCGCGTTGCGCTGTCCCGGATGCTGGTGGGAGGTGCCGTCCGGGTCTCAGCCAATGGGAAGCGCGGATGTTGTCCCAGCGTGCCGCGCGCCGCGCACGGCGGCAGCCAATGAGCGCGGAGGACGCGGGGGGACACGGCAAGGTGAGCGCTGCCCGCAGAGCCGCCGCAGCTCCGGCCGGACCCGCGCAGGTGGGACCCGCTCCGGCCCCGCTccggccccgccggccccgcccgcaGCGGGGAGCGGCTCCGCCGGCCgcggggcagcgctgggccCGGGCGGGCGGTGTGGCCGGGGCCCGGGCGGGCCGTGCCCTtcggcgggaggcggcgggcgcgggAAGTGGCGGCGCCTCCGCCGTCCCCACGCACCCCCAGCGCTCGGGCGGGCTCAGCTGGGCCTCGACGGGGTCGGAGCGGGgcagggaaagggagaagggcCCGGCCGAGGGTTGAcgggggcggcgggagcagccTCGGGCGGGACGTGTCGTGTGGCGGCCCCGGGACCGCGCGTTGGCCGGTGGTGCGGGGTCCAACCCCGTCTCTGTTCTGTGGCAGGTGAAGCACGATGCAGGCTCCTCTGGCGCTcctcagctccccagccctggtgaGTGGCGTCTCCGCTGGGCGCTGCGGTGGCGCTCGGTGGGATGTGTCATTGCAAACCTTACCCTGCGCTGCTCGGCTCGAAGCGAAGCTGAGCCGGGATTGTGCGGGTTTGTTTCACGGTGGATTTGGCGAGGAGGGGAAACAAGGTGACCTCTGGTGCCCAGCGGGTGGGATCTGCCAGCTGAGCCGTGCTGAACTGCAGCCCCGAGGCTGCTCCACGATCAGCTGCTTGGCCCGGAGCTGCCGGGTCAGCCCTTTGTGTCAAGGTGTGAACTGGGGAGAAAAGCTGGAGCTGCTGTAGTAGCcgtgacacgtgtgctctgGGGCAGCGTTCCTCGTGCTCTTAATCCAACCGGCTAAACTAGAAACATTTCCACAAGCCTTTGCTTTTGAGTCTCGTTTCATTCTtgagatgttttaaaaaattctaaGACTATTCTGCATAAAATAACTGCTCTTTTCTGTGGGTTATTGTGGACATGTCTGATTACAGGAGttaattgtgttttgtttcagttccgCTGCTGCTCTAGGGCGCTGGCCAGACCCGTGTCAGTGTCTGTTTTCAGCCGGCCTGAGGCTCAGGCCATACAGGTGAGACTTGTGGGGTGAACCGGGTCGCGTATTTCCCCGCTCACTGTCTGCGAGATGTGATGGTTCCACCTGAGAGGGAGGAATCAGTTTGTTGATCATGAGGGTGGCGCATATGGGGACATAAATTCCagcccagagcagtggtggCTTAGCAAGCTCGGCTGATCGTGCTCAGCCTTGAGTAGAAGATAAATAGAGATGATGTTTTATTGAATGAATCTATTTGTAATTAAAGTGTGTCATTAGGCTGTTTGTTCTCCTGTGCCCCCAGCCCACCGGTGTGTCCCATGCACAGCTGTCCCGCCGCGGCTTCCAAACCAGCGCGGTCTCCCGGGACATCGACACGGCCGCCAAGTTCATCGGTGCCGGCGCGGCCACGGTGGGGGTGGCCGGTTCGGGAGCCGGTATCGGGACAGTGTTCGGCAGCTTGATCATCGGCTATGCCAGGTGAGCCAGGCCCGCTCCAGTTCATCCCCGTCTCCCAGCACTAAATTAAATACATCACTGGAGCGTTCTCAGGAATACGTCCAGCTCTATGTGAGCAGTGGGTGCGAG
Encoded here:
- the ATP5MC1 gene encoding ATP synthase F(0) complex subunit C1, mitochondrial, whose amino-acid sequence is MQAPLALLSSPALFRCCSRALARPVSVSVFSRPEAQAIQPTGVSHAQLSRRGFQTSAVSRDIDTAAKFIGAGAATVGVAGSGAGIGTVFGSLIIGYARNPSLKQQLFSYAILGFALSEAMGLFCLMVAFLILFAM